The segment CGAGATGACCTGTACTACCTCGCCGATTCGGCCGCTCAGAACCACATCGCGCATGGCGAGGTAAGGCTGGCCGAAGGCGGTGCCGGCCATTTCGTGAAAGATTTTGCCTGTTCTGTGAGCAGCAGCGAGGATCGCATCCAGTTCGTCTTCGGTCAGTGCGCAGGGTTTCTCTGCATAGACATGCTTGCCTGCTTCGAGGGCCTCAATAGCGTGCTGGGCCTGATCCGATCGGCGGGGCGAGCAGAGACAGACGAGGTCGATTGACCTGTTCGCCAGCATGGCCTCAAGTGAATCGTATTCCTGAATCTGATGTTCCTCTTTGAGTGTGTTTGGAAGTTTCTCGCGGGGGAATTCAGCGATGGCGATCAGTTCAGCCAGCGGATGCTCGACCAGATTGTTGTGAATCTGGTGCCCGTTGATTCCGTAGAGTCCGATTCGTAACATAATTCAACTAATGTTTGACCTTCTCCACTTGGCTGCTGTTTTGGGCGCGGATCATGGCTTCGATGACTTGCACGCCATGCACGATGGCGTCGGCCGGCGTGCTGGTGATGTCGCGCGTGCGCACGGCTTCGCAGAAGTCGGACCAAGCGTATTGGCCACTGCCGCCGGGTTGACGCCATTCGTGGGTTGTCTGCTGGTTGTCGGCGTCTACAGTGACCAAGCGCAAGTGAGACTCCTGCATAGCGGTGCCGAAGTCCTGAATATCGCAGTTACGATAGATGCTGCCGTTCTCGTAGTGGAGGATGAGCGAGTTGCCGTAGTGCTGGCCGTTTTTGACGCAGAAGCTGGCGTAGATATTGCCGATCGCGCCGTTTTCGAAGGTCATGGAGAGGTTGGCGTTATCCATGGTCGGTCGCTTGGTGAAGACCCGAGTGCCGAGCACCTGCAGAGATTCGATGCCTCCCGCGATACGGACCATGTCGTTGATTAGGTAGATGCCGAGGCGAAATATCGGGGCGACCGGGCATCGCTCCGGGTCGTCCAACCAACTGCCATCAGCTTCCTCGCGGTAGGAGGCGGTGGCCTCTCCGCCGAAATAGACCAGTTTACCCAAGTTGCATTTTTGCTCCCAGGCATGGATCTGCTCCATGAAAGCGTTCGGCTTGGGGGTAGGGGAGTTGAGATGGATAATTCGTCCGATCGATTTGGCCTCGTCCAGAACGGCTTTGGTCGCCTCTGGATCCAGCTCAAACGGTTTTGTGGTTATCACGTCCTTCCCCGAACGGATGATGTGACTCAGCAAGCCGGCCCGTCCCTTGGGGCCCGTATAGAGGCCTACAACATCGATATCCGGGTCGGCTAGTAGCTCGTCCATGTCGGTATAGCCTTTCACGGAATACTGTTCGGAGTATTGTTGAACCTTTGCGGCATCGAGATCGCAAACCGCCCCGAGAGAAAGATGCTGGGAGGCTGAGCCTGAATCGAGGTCTGATAAAATATGACGACCAAAATTGAGGCCGATGATTCCTATTCTGAGGCGTCCTGATTGCATGAAATAAAAAAAAGTGGTCCCGGAGCCTCTCGAATCTGTGAAAAAAGGAGTCGAAAAGGATAGGGGCAGTTTTCTTGTAGCACGACATACTTCGTGGTGGAAATACATACACTTTGAATACGATTGGTGGATGGAGGTCCCAACGTCGGAAAGACCCTATCAGAAGCGTGCTCGTTCGCCCGCTGGCTCCCTGTTTACTGGAGGTCGAATTTCTGAAGGCGAATCGAAAGAACCCGAGATTCTAGGGAGAGTTCTTCGCCCGATGTTTTCGCTTCGCTCCGATGCCTAAGGTTGCGAGAGAGCTTTGAGCTTTAGAAAGCGGTGGCCATCGGGTCCCTTACTGATCGAGGCGATGGTTTCTTCGTCGTCGTAAGAATATTCGAATCCATGGTTATCCCAGTGGGATAAGTCGTCGGACCAGAGTGGTTGATATTGAACGGAGTCGCGCAGCGGTTGGTAGCGCAGGTGGATCATGGTCGGTTCCACGTCGATCTGTGGTAGGACCGTGATGTCGAATGCCTGCGCGTGTGGGGTGAGGGAGAACTCCACGATAATCTTTACCCCGTTCTCGTTGTCGTCGGCGTCTTCGTCGGATTCGCTACCGGAAAGTTCCTTTTCCTCGACCCAGTGGGGCGGAATGGGACAGTTGCTGTCCGGACCGGCGGATCGGGATGTCTTTGCCAGCATCCGGCGGTTGGGAGCCGAGAGTGAAACGGATGGGAAATGGCAATTGTTGCCGTTTTATGTAGAGCTGTAGGTGGCGACTACGGCTGCTTATACCGGTGAGTTTGCCGAGGAAGTGGCGGTCGACGAGGATGCGCCGGTCATGTTAGACGCGGACGAAGTGAAGCGCGAGCTTCGCTGGGCCAATGACATCTGGCCGAATGACGGCTTTCAATTGAAAATCTATTCGCCTTTTGGGATGACGGAATCGCCGTAGACTCTGTCTGATCAAACGGCATACCGGCTATCAATTGCGGACCCTCGAAGAGACGGTACCAGATTTGGTCGGTTTTGCATTGGGCCGATAGATGGGGTTTGCCGCGTATCCTAAGTCGATTGAGCGTCGTCTCCAGGCTCTGTGTATCTTTTCTCCGAAGACGTGAACGCATCACCGGGGCTGCACTTGCTCGGTTCGGGGATGGGTGTCGTAGGAATTTTTGGGAGAGGGAGTCTCGTTTGGGATCTAAATCGTCACCGGTACTTATTGTGGCACCCGTGTCGAACGAATCGTTGATGAACCCTTTGGCACTTAGGTATCCACCTGGGAGAATTGGGCAGCAGCAAAGAGAGAAACAGGCTTCAAGTAGTGCGTGGCTTATTCAGGATTGTGTTAGGGGATATGCTCTATTTTCATGTGTTACTTGTGGTAACTTCCAAACGGAATTTGTAGAGTTTGGTATTCTGGCCTTCTGAGATCGCTTCCTAGAACTGAATCTAACTGTTTCAACCCGTGTTTTGCTTTGTTGTTGATATATTGTTGTAAATCAATATAAATAGGACAGTATTCAGTTCTGCTGCATTTCGTTTTATTATGTCTGCTCATTATCATACCCAGCACGCGCCGATGGGCGCTTTTGCGAGTTTCACGATTGGTCTTCCACAATCCCGTGGGGGAATGGGACAGTCGTTGTCCGGCCCGGCGGATCAGGATGTCTTTGCCGGCTACCGGAAGCTTGGTGGTGAAGGCGCCGCAGATGAAAAGTGGCAATTACTTCCGTTTTACATTGAGCCTGATGTGCCGGCTGCGGCTGCTTATACCAGTGAGTTTGCCGAGGAAGGGGCGGCCGACGAGGATGCACCGGTCATGTTAGACGCGGACGAAGTGAAGCGCGAGCTTCGCTGGGCCAGTGACATCTGGTCGCATGACGGCTTTGAATTGAAGATCTATTCGCCCTTTGGGCGTACGGAATCGCCGGAAACCTTATCAGAGGAGGTTGCACGTCTGGCCTTTGCCCCAGTGGTGCAGTTGGAGGTGGGCTTTGACAATCGA is part of the Puniceicoccus vermicola genome and harbors:
- a CDS encoding Gfo/Idh/MocA family protein; this encodes MQSGRLRIGIIGLNFGRHILSDLDSGSASQHLSLGAVCDLDAAKVQQYSEQYSVKGYTDMDELLADPDIDVVGLYTGPKGRAGLLSHIIRSGKDVITTKPFELDPEATKAVLDEAKSIGRIIHLNSPTPKPNAFMEQIHAWEQKCNLGKLVYFGGEATASYREEADGSWLDDPERCPVAPIFRLGIYLINDMVRIAGGIESLQVLGTRVFTKRPTMDNANLSMTFENGAIGNIYASFCVKNGQHYGNSLILHYENGSIYRNCDIQDFGTAMQESHLRLVTVDADNQQTTHEWRQPGGSGQYAWSDFCEAVRTRDITSTPADAIVHGVQVIEAMIRAQNSSQVEKVKH